The following DNA comes from Gambusia affinis linkage group LG21, SWU_Gaff_1.0, whole genome shotgun sequence.
TGCACAGGTCATTGGACAGGACCAATTCGTGCTGCTGAAGTTGTTGCAGCCTGGAATCATCATTGGTCTGTGGAGGGTAATACATTCGCAGgcagctgttttctttcttcattattATTCACTAATTATTGTAGCTAAAGCAGTGTGATAGGTAATCATTCAGGTCAGCGTGACTGATTTAGCAGGGAGAATTGCAAGATATGCATGAGATGACTCTTTTTGCAGGATGGGAGCTCTGTGGCATTCATTATGTTCACTCTTCACTTCTACAAACTGGTGGAGAGAAGCACTCGTGGATCTCATGATTGGTAAGCTGCAACGCAGTCACATTTTTCCACTGCAATACATGCAACACCTGCAATACCTTTTGTATATTGTATGTTACAACCAACACCTTCAATGTATATataagagcaacacaaagtaacagcaaaattggaaatttggaatgaaaaaaaaacaaagttttcaatattttttttgcgCTGGCAAATATCTGAAAAGGGTGGCATTTATAGCATTGATCAGAAGAGTATTCAAGAGGCTCATAGAAATCATTCATTGTAGCTGCACAAATTCATAACTCAAGTGGCAGAACATATCAAGACTGTGTCTATGTAGTTACTAATTGTCCACTCAGCAAATCTGTCCTGAATGGCAgattagcaaaaacaaagctaTTAAAGGTCCTGTTTGGTATTTGATATTTTAGTACACAGACCAAACATGTGGAAGATGTTCTGACATAACGAAACcaacaaataactttttggCCTTCATTCACAACACTTTGTGTGGtggaaaattaacatttgtaaTTGTACATCACCctggaaacaaacacagcaaGTGGAAGAGTCTCTGACCTTAGTGCTGATCCAAACTGCAGTTCTGTTTCAAATGCGTCTGTTttcagatgctgctgcagctgccatGATGTGTTGAATATGCCATTTTGAACACAAAACAATATAACAATACAACTTTCAGGCCTAAATGCTATTTAACAAACTGTGGATTTGGCTCCCTCTACTGGAGATTTGAAGATTTTCAGTATATTTGCAGACATTTGTCCTACAAACAAATACCCCTCTGAAATGTCTTTGTAATGCAATGgcaattttctccttttttaaataatatttaacatgtttctctgcttcagttcCTATGTAGAGCCAATCATCCAACCCCCTTTTGATGACATAGACCCTGAATACGGTCTCCATGGTTACAAACTACATATTGTTCTCCACAACACTGTATGCAAACTCATGTCAGAGAGCTTTTCCAAGCTTTTTTGTCACAGAGGTAACTTATTTCTCATCATAACCTCAAAGCCATACTGCATTGGATTTAGTTTCTCTTAATAAAGCCTATTGTCATGCTATGACTGCTATTCATGAAAGGTTAACATTTAGCTTGAGTAAGTTTTTCCAATAAAGttgccatatttttatttaataaaaaactgagcTACTTTATATtctttatgcaacatttttaatccTTAATAAGCCTATTGTCATGCTATTTTAAGGGTTTAAATAAGagttattagatttttatcCATAATTTTCTCAAGTTTTAAACTCATTTGATGCAAAActactttaaatatatttttaaatatagctTTTTTAGAATTAAGTTAATATGCATGCATACGTAGAAATACAGATGATTTTCAAGttgatatttatattatataaagTAAAGATCCATTTGTTATGTGTCGTCTGTGACCAGCTCACATCTCTGACGGATGGATCCAGCTCACTGCCATCAGCAGAACCAACTCCTCACAGCACATCCAGCTTTCTGGGAAACCAGTCCTGCCGTGGCGATGTGAAGCCTTGGAAGGCTCAGTGGAGGTACCACATGTGTACTGTGTCTGTCTAATGTTTTACACTGACAGTGCATTGTTAAAGTACactgtgttaaaaaaacaaaaaaacaaaaaacaaaaaaaacaaaaacatagctacaacattttaaaagtttaaattttaggGTGACTGTCATGATGTGCTGTTTATAATAATAGTTATAATAGTTAAATTATGCCAAATGTAGAGCGGCAGAGAAACATTGTAGATGaggaatattttatataaatgatgAACAATATTGCAGAAAATGTACATCAAGGATTATTTGATGAATATTGAATTAGTGGTTAAATTGAATATTGATTAATTACCTTGTGACATactatttattataaatttaaataaaaatcttgtcTGGAATCAAATATGTCCTGCTTTCAATTTTGATATATGTTAACATAATAGTTAAATtacagaataataattaaaaaaaaactaacaaaacactTACATCTTAAAAATTAGATGAATAGCATTAACTAGAAGgatattttgttgattttaaaaaccaacCTACTTCAGGTGTATCAAACCTGTTTTTTTCCAGGGATAAACTTTAACAATTAACATTctggttgtgtttgtttctgcaacTGACATTTTGTAGaagtgcaaaacacaaacaaaataccGAAGGAGTCAACGCAGCTGGTTGTTTAATCCTGAAGCATAAGGCATCAGACTCAATGACGGTAGCATACCTACTCCCACTTGTCAATCTGTCTAACAACCATAGCCCCACTGTTTGTTGTCATGGAAATTATGCTGCCTTGTTGTGACAGCCTTTCTTTCAAGACATTGCACAGTTATCTCAACTATCTATCCATAAATTCTATATCTACAAACTGTGATTTATATTATGCAGATTAGGCTAGTTTGTCTGACATCCTTCTTCCTAAActgaaatcatttaatctctAGAGATGTCCTGCATTTTGCCACAAATTCTACTTGCTTCTTCTGGCTGGAGTTAGCTGAAAAGATGCTTTCATTATTATCGTTACACTATACTGCAGGTGGAGAACTTGTAGGACTAcctttttaatgattttgttcGTCATAAAAGCAGCAGTCCTGCAAGGAGGACCGTTCATGCCCTAAACGTTTACATTCTCACTTTTCAATCTAACTTTACGCACCAAAATGGTACAGAAGTTTTATTTCCGTGGCTGATTGCTGGGAAAAGATATGTCTGCAAACggtgacaaaaaaatctgtatgtGTCCACTGCAAAATGATGTGATGAAATCAACTGTGGTAATCCACCAACTGCTGACTCATGTTTGCTTTGCAACACTTTGCCAGAATTGCTGCATAATGTCTCTAACGCTGCTGGACGAATTCGGAAACCAATTCAGTTGTGTCACTACTCCCATTTCCATGGAGCTGGAGAAGGCAGCTGCCTCATATGACTATGATGGCGAACACTATCTCATCCAACATGAGGACTCAAACATTCAGGTGAAGATGCAGCTTGTGAAGAAGACTGCAAAGAAGCATTTTGTCGTCAGCTTAATTGTCTATGtgagtgttttgtttgtcaacaAGCATTTCAGCAGAGATTACTGATCAGTGTGTATCTCTGTTGGATTTTACAAATTCTCCATTCAGTGGAAAACTGTCAGATGAAGTCTTACGTCTGACGCAGTGCCTTGTTACTGCACTGAATAAATGGTGTTCTTGAAACCCTGACATGCTAGTCCTTCTAATTTTTACAGTTATAAGTggataaaagcattaaaaagaaaaaaaaaaaaaacatgaattttgaGATGTCATTTCCTATCCTATTGCCTAAAAGCTCCAGGCAGTCTGAACTCTGTAGAAATAACAACCATAGATTTACAGTACACCTTTGTAATTTTGCTTTACAATTgtgcttaaaaacacaaagagtaCTTGGGATTTGTGTTTGGAAAGATATGGCTGTTTAACACAATGAAAATTAAGACATTCTGGATTGCAGCACAGAATCACatatgttgattttaaaaagaatcacaTATTACATCTATTATTAAGcctattttttctgttttgcactATTTGGTATAGTAAAATACCATGCTATTATTTGTAACCATTATTTTGACTTGAATTCTACTGTCTGTAAACTTACAAAGTATTATCTTATCGCTCAGTTGCAAAATTTAGTATCTCAAAAACATGTTAAGGTttgattatattatattttctcATTGATCATGCAGAAAATAACCGATGCATCCATTTCCAGGAGCTCAATGTTTTtgatctgtttgtttgttatatCCTGTGGCCCAGTGGCCTAATGGATAAGGCATCAGCCTCCGGAGCTGGGGATTGTGGGTTCAAGTCCCACCTGGGTCGATTAATGTAAGTCTTTGAGAAACTACATTAGTGAAAGATTTTGGATAATGATTAGTATTGAAGTTAATAATCAAATGCAAGAATGTTTTGGTGCCCAATTGCATTGCCAAAAGTAAcctatttctatttcatttccatttccGTTTTCAGATGGAAATGAAATTGTTGTCCGCATATTTTAGGTAACTGTGGCCCCAGCAATAGAATTATTGCCAAGAGAGTTGTATAATATTGTTGCCAAGCTAAAGATATACCAACATCGCTGAGGGcaaaacaagtacaaaatggCAGGCCTCTGGATAATCGCAACTAAGAGATATCTCTTACTTTTTTGTTAATACGGCCATCATCACCTTGAAAGACACTTAGTTTTGTACGATACATTATTTGCATTAGATTACTAAACTAGCCAAATAAATGATTCAGTGGAAATTTGGGGAAAACTATATGCAgggtaaatttgttttttactagGTTTCAAAGCTAAAATCACACATTGGCTATAACAGGCAGGGAAAACCACCAGGGcttactttattttgtattttccacaGCTTTTCATTAGCATTCAAACCTGGACTGATATTGGAGACCAACCATAAATGGCATCCTCATGCTATAATGCCATATTGAAAAAGTGTGAGGCATGTAATAAACTGACAAATAATACTCAATTGCCATTGCCTGGACTTTAATACCTTCCATTTATGGCTTTTCCAGTTGCCACACATTTCAATCTCAATGGCCTTTACACTGCTGTTTGCTGCCATCATCATCCGCTGCAAACTGGCCCTTCTTCATTCCTTTTTATATGACAAAAGCAGGACCCAAGGGTAATGTGTGTTGGTAATGGTCTGGCAAAATATGAGACACTTATTCATGTTGTTTGAGACACATAATGGCTCAAAAGGCTTTACAGGTGCTGCTGGGGTGAAGATCTGAGAATCCCAGACTTTGCttttacagaaagaaataacttatccaaatacatttattattctttataaaatgtGTGATGTGAATACACAAGCAGTAATGTAATTTaggtttatttaaatgaagtttaaaCGAGGCAGTTCTCCAGCAGAGGGCTCTCTTTGGTAAACAATGAACTTTCTACACTCACTGCCGCTTTTATTCTCCTTATTCTGTCAGTTCAACAAAAGTAAGAATAAATTAGTATTTATTCTTACTCTTATCAGCACAACGCAACAGTAATCTCATTTTAACATAGTTCTGATTTTTCATAATTACCCTATGAGTCTTGTAAAACAgcacaccaaaaacaaaagcaacattatccacaagaaaatgcaaaatgtagtGGCATTAAACTTATCTTCTTTAGCTTCCTCCCCAGCTAATCTTGGAAGAAAATTGCTTCCACTTTTAGCTTTTAATTCTCTCCCTTGTGAGTGACCAGCTGGACCCACAAATAATTCAACCTCACAGGCCATTGAGACAGTTCTCATTTAGTCCTCTGTCAactaaagaaattcaacaacagGGAGATTAAATGACaccatcattttaattttaaagcac
Coding sequences within:
- the fbxo15 gene encoding F-box only protein 15 isoform X2, yielding MASSAVLFRQRAVAKSTQKVLEKLPLEILDTILSYLDASALFSMSHTNKLFYQLASNNVLWKKLYIADICNKKNQKAKVMNVQLLSKKTRDHVAGYWKELYVKTVADCEMKKWKRLLGPINSHTGLPSQTEQVLRNYRVTWELTVTDMSRRESTLELSWSHFSETSLTLCWCGGDCLPNYEEIFSLQLHGVRRIAFSWPDLKKVIGQDQFVLLKLLQPGIIIGLWRDGSSVAFIMFTLHFYKLVERSTRGSHDCSYVEPIIQPPFDDIDPEYGLHGYKLHIVLHNTVCKLMSESFSKLFCHRAHISDGWIQLTAISRTNSSQHIQLSGKPVLPWRCEALEGSVENCCIMSLTLLDEFGNQFSCVTTPISMELEKAAASYDYDGEHYLIQHEDSNIQVKMQLVKKTAKKHFVVSLIVYVSVLFVNKHFSRDY
- the fbxo15 gene encoding F-box only protein 15 isoform X1, coding for MASSAVLFRQRAVAKSTQKVLEKLPLEILDTILSYLDASALFSMSHTNKLFYQLASNNVLWKKLYIADICNKKNQKAKVMNVQLLSKKTRDHVAGYWKELYVKTVADCEMKKWKRLLGPINSHTGLPSQTEQVLRNYRVTWELTVTDMSRRESTLELSWSHFSETSLTLCWCGGDCLPNYEEIFSLQLHGVRRIAFSWPDLKKPSKRSLVANLDMQPLTKCAQVIGQDQFVLLKLLQPGIIIGLWRDGSSVAFIMFTLHFYKLVERSTRGSHDCSYVEPIIQPPFDDIDPEYGLHGYKLHIVLHNTVCKLMSESFSKLFCHRAHISDGWIQLTAISRTNSSQHIQLSGKPVLPWRCEALEGSVENCCIMSLTLLDEFGNQFSCVTTPISMELEKAAASYDYDGEHYLIQHEDSNIQVKMQLVKKTAKKHFVVSLIVYVSVLFVNKHFSRDY